The following are from one region of the Sandaracinus amylolyticus genome:
- a CDS encoding response regulator transcription factor, whose protein sequence is MSEERKVPRILIVEDEDHLATGLKLNLELEGYEADVASTAREAAELLLEAARYDAIVLDVMLPDFDGFSLCAKLRQSGNYTPVIMLTARAAAEDRVRGLEAGADDYLVKPFDLNELLARVRSVLRRRQWDLGKEKEERAGSRTVAIGEARVDFDSHEVVVRGAPVKLTRLELDLLRYFVDHPGKVLSRDTLLEEVWKLRNYSTARTVDNFISRLRRHFEKDAQNPEHFVSVRGAGYKFVP, encoded by the coding sequence TTGTCCGAAGAGCGCAAGGTCCCGCGGATCCTGATCGTCGAGGACGAGGATCACCTCGCGACGGGGCTCAAGCTCAATCTCGAGCTCGAGGGCTACGAGGCCGACGTCGCGTCGACCGCGCGTGAAGCAGCCGAGCTGCTGCTCGAGGCCGCGCGCTACGACGCGATCGTGCTCGACGTGATGCTGCCGGACTTCGACGGGTTCTCGCTCTGCGCGAAGCTGCGGCAGTCGGGCAACTACACGCCGGTGATCATGCTGACCGCGCGCGCCGCGGCGGAGGACCGGGTGCGCGGCCTCGAAGCGGGCGCCGACGACTATCTGGTGAAGCCGTTCGATCTGAACGAGCTGCTCGCGCGCGTGCGCTCGGTGCTGCGGCGCCGGCAGTGGGATCTCGGCAAGGAGAAGGAAGAGCGCGCGGGCTCGCGCACCGTCGCGATCGGCGAGGCGCGCGTCGACTTCGACTCGCACGAGGTCGTGGTGCGCGGCGCGCCGGTGAAGCTCACGCGGCTCGAGCTCGATCTGCTGCGCTACTTCGTCGACCACCCGGGCAAGGTGCTCTCGCGCGACACGCTGCTCGAGGAGGTCTGGAAGCTGCGCAACTACTCGACCGCGCGGACCGTCGACAACTTCATCTCTCGACTGCGGCGCCACTTCGAGAAGGACGCGCAGAACCCCGAGCACTTCGTCTCGGTGCGCGGCGCCGGCTACAAGTTCGTCCCCTGA
- a CDS encoding MXAN_6577-like cysteine-rich protein, which produces MRSFIALALGVVLALSVVGCGDDDDGGGTPDAGEGLDAGGMDATVGADSGAPPDGGPLACAEGETQCGSSCVRLDADPASCGACGMACASGEVCSLGVCSDACETGLTECSGACVDVDADAANCGACDTACRGDQLCADGACACAAGLRECDGACVDVAADAANCGACGTACASGEVCSAGVCSAGGCATGLTDCSGACVDSTSDDANCGACGTACTGGTTCTMGTCECSGTLELCGGTCVDTTADAGNCGGCGIACAAGEVCTAGVCGATCGEGTTLCGLRCIDTTAHDRNCGACGNVCGGGTVCEASACVCPTGTVACDGVCVDTAIDPLHCGACTNACEAIEVCAAGACTSECPAGTTNCAGSCVDVQTSLENCGGCGITCTGGSLCEAGVCVCPDTFTQCGNRCTDVTRDPRNCGACENACGVGTCEESVCACAGGTMLCDGVCAPVQRDPMNCGTCGNVCAAGERCRMGACEAP; this is translated from the coding sequence ATGCGGAGCTTCATCGCGCTCGCGCTCGGGGTGGTGCTCGCTCTTTCGGTCGTCGGCTGCGGCGACGACGATGACGGCGGCGGTACACCCGACGCCGGCGAGGGGCTCGACGCAGGCGGGATGGATGCGACGGTCGGCGCGGACTCCGGGGCGCCGCCCGACGGTGGGCCCCTCGCGTGCGCCGAGGGCGAGACCCAGTGCGGCTCGAGCTGCGTGCGCCTCGACGCCGATCCCGCGAGCTGCGGCGCGTGCGGCATGGCGTGCGCGAGCGGCGAGGTGTGCAGCCTCGGCGTGTGCAGCGACGCGTGCGAGACCGGCCTGACCGAGTGCAGCGGCGCGTGCGTCGACGTCGACGCCGACGCGGCGAACTGCGGTGCGTGCGATACCGCGTGCCGCGGCGATCAGCTCTGCGCCGACGGCGCGTGTGCGTGCGCGGCGGGACTGCGCGAGTGCGACGGGGCGTGCGTGGACGTCGCGGCCGACGCGGCGAACTGCGGCGCGTGCGGCACCGCATGCGCGTCGGGCGAGGTCTGCAGCGCAGGCGTGTGCAGCGCGGGCGGGTGCGCGACCGGATTGACCGACTGCAGCGGCGCGTGCGTCGACAGCACGAGCGACGACGCGAACTGCGGCGCGTGCGGCACCGCGTGCACCGGCGGGACGACCTGCACGATGGGCACGTGCGAGTGCTCGGGCACGCTCGAGCTCTGCGGCGGCACCTGCGTCGACACCACGGCCGACGCGGGGAATTGCGGCGGCTGCGGCATCGCGTGCGCCGCGGGCGAGGTGTGCACGGCCGGGGTCTGCGGCGCGACGTGCGGTGAAGGGACGACGCTCTGCGGACTGCGCTGCATCGACACCACCGCGCACGATCGGAACTGCGGCGCGTGCGGCAACGTCTGCGGCGGCGGCACGGTCTGCGAGGCGAGCGCGTGCGTCTGCCCGACCGGCACCGTCGCGTGCGACGGCGTGTGCGTCGACACCGCGATCGATCCGCTGCACTGCGGCGCGTGCACGAACGCGTGCGAGGCGATCGAGGTCTGCGCGGCGGGGGCGTGCACGTCGGAGTGCCCGGCGGGCACGACCAACTGCGCGGGCTCGTGCGTCGACGTGCAGACGTCGCTCGAGAACTGTGGCGGCTGCGGCATCACCTGCACCGGCGGCTCGCTCTGCGAAGCCGGCGTGTGCGTGTGCCCGGACACGTTCACGCAGTGCGGCAATCGCTGCACCGACGTGACGCGCGATCCGCGCAACTGCGGCGCATGCGAGAACGCCTGCGGCGTGGGCACGTGCGAGGAATCGGTGTGCGCGTGCGCGGGCGGCACGATGCTCTGCGACGGCGTGTGCGCGCCGGTGCAGCGCGATCCGATGAACTGCGGCACCTGCGGCAACGTCTGCGCGGCCGGCGAGCGCTGCCGCATGGGCGCCTGCGAGGCGCCGTAG
- a CDS encoding phosphoribosylanthranilate isomerase, translating to MRIAPRDDGRPLIKVCCVRDELDADHALAGGADLLGLVGRMPSGPGPIDDATIARVARHVGHRAIAILLTSERTPDAIAAHVDRTGVRAVQIVDTPSPDALRALRAMLPELVLVPVIHVQDTRDVEVARGLDATGAADAILLDSGRPNAAIPELGGTGRVHDWSLSAAIVHACRAPVLLAGGLRPDNVADALAQVRPAGFDVCSGLRTSEGALVPERLARFAAAIA from the coding sequence ATGCGTATCGCGCCGCGCGACGATGGACGCCCGCTGATCAAGGTCTGTTGTGTTCGCGACGAGCTCGACGCCGATCACGCGCTCGCCGGCGGTGCCGATCTCCTCGGGCTCGTCGGACGCATGCCCAGCGGTCCCGGCCCCATCGACGACGCGACGATCGCGCGCGTCGCGCGGCACGTCGGGCACCGCGCGATCGCGATCCTGCTCACGTCGGAGCGCACGCCCGATGCGATCGCGGCGCACGTCGATCGCACCGGCGTGCGCGCCGTGCAGATCGTCGACACGCCTTCTCCCGATGCGCTCCGCGCGCTGCGCGCGATGCTCCCCGAGCTCGTGCTCGTGCCGGTGATCCACGTGCAGGACACGCGTGACGTCGAGGTCGCGCGTGGGCTCGACGCGACGGGCGCCGCCGACGCGATCCTGCTCGACTCGGGACGACCGAACGCCGCGATCCCCGAGCTCGGCGGCACCGGACGCGTGCACGACTGGTCGCTCTCCGCGGCGATCGTGCACGCGTGCCGCGCCCCGGTGCTGCTCGCGGGCGGACTGCGCCCCGACAACGTCGCGGACGCCCTCGCGCAGGTGCGGCCCGCAGGCTTCGACGTGTGCTCGGGGCTGCGCACGAGCGAGGGCGCGCTGGTGCCCGAGCGCCTCGCGCGCTTCGCCGCCGCGATCGCGTGA
- a CDS encoding dicarboxylate/amino acid:cation symporter — translation MSSTAPAEPIHPVAKKPWYRSGTLWIVVGLVLGVVLGGFYPQDQHPIAYEIFRFCSRAFIALIKGLIVPLLVSTIIVGIAQTGDLKAVGRMGAKALIYFEVVTTIALFVGLFVANWLRPGDGLPIDFSATSGVAPAAAQSGWDLALHLFPSNLAKHWVEADLLPIVVFAVLFGISLTRVGERGAPVMAFSESVAQVMFKYTDLVMRLTPIGVFGAMAYNVSHMAAGHEVDGHVVHGWPAVFYLLGRYARLVGSLYLALILFFTLVLVPVMLIVRIRVLPFLRQIREPALTAFTTASSEAALPRLLEDVIAFGVPRRVASFVIPAGYSFNLDGSTLYLVLASLTIAQAAHIELTISQQLLMVLAFMLTSKGVAGVPRATLVIIAGTAASFGLPGEAGVAMLLAVDEVMDMARTTINVIGNGLASVVIARWEGVLGTNPEESAKLDV, via the coding sequence ATGTCGAGCACCGCGCCCGCCGAGCCCATCCATCCCGTCGCGAAGAAGCCGTGGTACCGCTCCGGCACGCTGTGGATCGTCGTCGGGCTCGTGCTGGGCGTCGTGCTCGGCGGGTTCTACCCACAGGACCAGCACCCGATCGCGTACGAGATCTTCCGCTTCTGCTCGCGCGCGTTCATCGCGCTGATCAAGGGGCTGATCGTCCCGCTGCTCGTGTCGACGATCATCGTCGGCATCGCGCAGACCGGCGATCTGAAGGCGGTCGGGCGCATGGGCGCCAAGGCGCTGATCTACTTCGAGGTCGTGACGACGATCGCGCTCTTCGTCGGGCTCTTCGTCGCGAACTGGCTGCGTCCCGGCGACGGGCTGCCGATCGACTTCTCGGCGACGTCGGGCGTCGCGCCCGCGGCCGCGCAGAGCGGATGGGATCTCGCGCTGCACCTCTTCCCGTCGAACCTCGCGAAGCACTGGGTCGAGGCGGACCTCCTGCCGATCGTCGTGTTCGCGGTGCTCTTCGGCATCTCGCTCACGCGCGTGGGCGAGCGCGGCGCGCCGGTGATGGCGTTCTCCGAGAGCGTCGCGCAGGTGATGTTCAAGTACACCGACCTCGTGATGCGCCTGACGCCGATCGGCGTGTTCGGCGCGATGGCCTACAACGTGAGCCACATGGCCGCGGGCCACGAGGTCGACGGGCACGTCGTGCACGGATGGCCCGCCGTCTTCTATCTGCTCGGCCGCTACGCGCGCCTCGTCGGCAGTCTCTATCTCGCGCTGATCCTCTTCTTCACGCTGGTGCTGGTGCCGGTGATGCTGATCGTGCGCATCCGCGTGCTGCCCTTCCTGCGGCAGATCCGCGAGCCTGCGCTCACCGCGTTCACCACCGCATCGAGCGAGGCCGCGCTGCCGCGACTGCTCGAGGACGTGATCGCGTTCGGCGTCCCGCGCCGCGTCGCGAGCTTCGTCATCCCCGCGGGCTATTCGTTCAACCTCGACGGCTCGACGCTCTATCTCGTGCTCGCGTCGCTGACCATCGCGCAGGCCGCGCACATCGAGCTGACGATCTCGCAGCAGCTCTTGATGGTCCTCGCGTTCATGCTGACGTCGAAGGGCGTCGCGGGCGTGCCGCGCGCGACGCTGGTGATCATCGCGGGCACCGCGGCGAGCTTCGGCCTTCCGGGCGAAGCGGGCGTCGCGATGCTGCTCGCGGTCGACGAGGTGATGGACATGGCGCGCACGACCATCAACGTGATCGGCAACGGCCTCGCGAGCGTCGTGATCGCGCGCTGGGAGGGCGTGCTCGGCACGAACCCCGAAGAGAGCGCGAAGCTCGACGTCTGA
- a CDS encoding shewanella-like protein phosphatase — protein sequence MSSARPLAIATLSLALIACGADAPEPAPRARESSAPRHAEPAEVPPLPPSTYPAPPRLVAIGDVHGDVDALRSALRAAGAIDEQGRWSGGALWIVQVGDLLDRGDTEDEVLALVSRLEREAEAAGGRFVALHGNHELMNVQGDFRYVTPDGFDDFGTYAREAPPGAARSRIPARMLGRAVAFAPGGPIARALATRNTVAVVGDTVFVHGGLAPSQLERGIDAINRDVRAFLLGEAPLPRALSGEESPVWHRAFALGEDAETCATLARTLERLGVTRMVIGHTVQDEGIGSACEGRVWRIDVGLSRHYGGPIEVLEIEGDEVEVLRGTR from the coding sequence ATGTCGTCCGCACGCCCGCTCGCGATCGCCACGCTCTCGCTCGCGCTGATCGCGTGCGGCGCCGATGCGCCCGAGCCCGCTCCTCGCGCCCGAGAATCGAGCGCGCCGCGTCACGCCGAGCCCGCGGAGGTGCCGCCGCTCCCGCCTTCGACGTATCCGGCGCCGCCGCGCCTCGTCGCGATCGGAGACGTGCACGGCGACGTCGACGCGCTGCGCAGCGCGCTGCGTGCGGCCGGTGCGATCGACGAGCAGGGTCGCTGGAGCGGCGGTGCGCTCTGGATCGTGCAGGTCGGCGATCTGCTCGATCGCGGCGACACCGAGGACGAGGTGCTCGCGCTCGTGTCGCGCCTCGAGCGGGAGGCCGAGGCCGCGGGCGGACGCTTCGTCGCGCTGCACGGCAACCACGAGCTGATGAACGTGCAGGGCGACTTCCGCTACGTGACGCCCGACGGATTCGACGACTTCGGGACCTACGCGCGCGAGGCCCCGCCCGGTGCGGCGCGCTCGCGGATCCCGGCGCGCATGTTGGGGCGTGCGGTGGCGTTCGCGCCGGGAGGACCGATCGCCCGCGCGCTCGCGACGCGCAACACGGTCGCGGTCGTCGGGGACACGGTGTTCGTGCACGGCGGGCTCGCGCCTTCGCAGCTCGAGCGCGGCATCGATGCGATCAACCGCGACGTGCGCGCGTTCCTGCTCGGGGAGGCACCGCTGCCGCGCGCGCTCTCGGGCGAGGAGAGCCCGGTGTGGCACCGCGCGTTCGCGCTCGGGGAGGACGCGGAGACGTGCGCGACGCTCGCGCGCACGCTCGAGCGACTCGGCGTCACGCGCATGGTGATCGGGCACACCGTGCAGGACGAGGGCATCGGCTCGGCGTGCGAGGGGCGGGTGTGGCGCATCGACGTGGGCCTCTCGCGTCACTACGGCGGACCGATCGAGGTGCTCGAGATCGAAGGCGACGAGGTCGAGGTCCTGCGCGGGACGCGGTGA
- a CDS encoding sensor histidine kinase — protein MARRGIRSISVPITFGAVTVPLSVFLLVGWTTFTARNIAESGEVAQNVWLLILGVLSLIVIMSVLVMFSIFLVREILEVRRQDSFIDSVTHELKTPLASIKLCLQTLERAGIPQDKRAALQKMMHDDVDRLATFIDDVLQASRLAHDDMSMDVDEVRLAELAASCVSVVSMRHKVPDGRIRVEVDPELVVWTDHAALEIVLRNLIDNAVKYSKEGVDVRVGARVDEVRRAVFIEVHDTGIGIPRKDLQRIFHRFYRVAEEGVRARKGTGLGLFVVSALVRNLGGHVEAESEGVGKGATLRVRLPLHEHEQGSRAVATPA, from the coding sequence ATGGCGCGCCGCGGAATCCGGTCGATCTCGGTGCCGATCACGTTCGGGGCGGTCACGGTCCCGCTCTCGGTGTTCCTGCTCGTGGGGTGGACCACCTTCACCGCGCGCAACATCGCGGAGAGCGGCGAGGTCGCGCAGAACGTCTGGCTCCTGATCCTCGGCGTGCTCTCGCTGATCGTCATCATGAGCGTGCTCGTGATGTTCTCGATCTTCCTGGTGCGCGAGATCCTCGAGGTGCGCCGCCAGGACTCGTTCATCGACTCGGTCACGCACGAGCTCAAGACGCCGCTCGCGTCGATCAAGCTCTGCCTGCAGACGCTCGAGCGCGCCGGGATCCCGCAGGACAAGCGCGCCGCGCTGCAGAAGATGATGCACGACGACGTCGATCGTCTCGCGACGTTCATCGACGACGTGCTCCAGGCCTCGCGCCTCGCCCACGACGACATGAGCATGGACGTCGACGAGGTGCGCCTCGCCGAGCTCGCGGCGTCGTGCGTGTCGGTGGTGTCGATGCGCCACAAGGTCCCCGACGGCCGCATCCGCGTGGAGGTCGATCCCGAGCTCGTGGTGTGGACCGATCACGCCGCGCTCGAGATCGTGCTGCGCAACCTGATCGACAACGCGGTGAAGTACTCGAAGGAAGGCGTCGACGTGCGCGTGGGCGCGCGCGTCGACGAGGTGCGCCGCGCGGTCTTCATCGAGGTGCACGACACCGGGATCGGCATCCCGCGCAAGGATCTCCAGCGCATCTTCCACCGCTTCTATCGCGTCGCGGAGGAAGGGGTGCGGGCGCGCAAGGGCACCGGGCTCGGGCTCTTCGTGGTCTCGGCGCTGGTGCGCAACCTCGGTGGCCACGTCGAGGCGGAGTCCGAGGGAGTGGGCAAGGGCGCCACGCTGCGCGTGCGGCTGCCCCTGCACGAGCACGAGCAGGGGTCGCGCGCGGTGGCGACGCCTGCGTGA
- a CDS encoding aldo/keto reductase, giving the protein MTLRYRLLGRSGLRVSELCLGTMSFGEQWGFGADEKTSHRVLDAYAEAGGNFLDTANKYHGGQTEEFVGSWLEGKRDRNVVATKYTLSMDHSDPNASGNHRKNLVRSVEASLERLRTDYVDLLWVHAWDDWTPWQETMRALDDLVRSGKVLYVGVSDAPAWIVSAANVAAELRDWTPFVGLQIEYSLLQRTPERDLLPMARHFGLSVCAWGPLAAGVLTGKYTRSGVPNDSLRTQGNEQRGRTNERSLAIARAVDAIADELGVTSSQVATAWVRAQGYEMIPILGARKVEQIADTMKSVEVTLSPAQLSRLDELSRVELGFPHDFLASNGVRDLVRGEIRTRIDGRVAR; this is encoded by the coding sequence ATGACGCTGCGTTATCGACTGCTCGGGCGCTCGGGGCTGCGCGTCTCCGAGCTCTGCCTCGGTACGATGAGCTTCGGCGAGCAATGGGGCTTCGGCGCCGACGAGAAGACGAGCCATCGCGTGCTCGACGCGTACGCCGAGGCGGGCGGCAACTTCCTCGACACCGCGAACAAGTACCACGGGGGTCAGACCGAGGAGTTCGTCGGGAGCTGGCTCGAGGGAAAGCGCGATCGGAACGTCGTCGCGACGAAGTACACGCTCTCGATGGATCACTCGGATCCCAACGCGTCGGGCAACCACCGCAAGAACCTGGTGCGCTCGGTCGAGGCGAGCCTGGAGCGGCTGCGCACCGACTACGTGGATCTGCTCTGGGTCCACGCGTGGGACGACTGGACGCCGTGGCAGGAGACGATGCGCGCGCTCGACGACCTCGTGCGCAGCGGCAAGGTGCTCTACGTCGGCGTGAGCGACGCGCCCGCGTGGATCGTGTCGGCGGCGAACGTCGCCGCGGAGCTGCGCGACTGGACGCCGTTCGTCGGGCTGCAGATCGAGTACAGCCTGCTGCAGCGCACGCCCGAGCGTGATCTGCTGCCGATGGCGCGGCACTTCGGGCTCTCGGTGTGCGCGTGGGGGCCGCTCGCGGCGGGCGTGCTCACCGGCAAGTACACGCGCAGCGGGGTGCCGAACGACTCGCTGCGCACCCAGGGCAACGAGCAGCGCGGCCGCACGAACGAGCGCTCGCTCGCGATCGCGCGCGCGGTCGATGCGATCGCCGACGAGCTCGGCGTGACGTCGTCGCAGGTCGCGACCGCGTGGGTGCGCGCGCAGGGCTACGAGATGATCCCGATCCTCGGCGCGCGGAAGGTCGAGCAGATCGCCGACACGATGAAGAGCGTCGAGGTGACGCTGAGCCCGGCGCAGCTCTCGCGGCTCGACGAGCTCAGCCGCGTGGAGCTCGGCTTCCCCCACGACTTCCTCGCGTCGAACGGGGTGCGCGATCTCGTGCGCGGAGAGATCCGCACGCGCATCGACGGGCGCGTCGCGCGCTGA
- a CDS encoding GNAT family N-acetyltransferase — protein sequence MTRITIRAAREDDDLATLGIIEREAARLFAPWGLDVLFGSATTPVAILDEARREQRLLLAVDHDDLPIGFALLSRVDWHGHLEELDVHPDHGQRGIGRALVDASIAWARARGLGRLTLATMRDVPFNGPWYLRLGFRELDEHEIGPGMRTVFQRELAGGYPVERRVFLARDLG from the coding sequence ATGACGCGCATCACGATCCGCGCGGCGCGAGAGGATGACGATCTCGCCACGCTCGGGATCATCGAACGCGAGGCAGCGCGCCTCTTCGCGCCCTGGGGCCTCGACGTGCTCTTCGGCAGCGCGACCACGCCCGTGGCGATCCTGGACGAGGCACGACGCGAGCAGCGCCTCCTGCTCGCGGTCGATCACGACGATCTCCCCATCGGGTTCGCGCTGCTCTCGCGCGTCGACTGGCACGGGCACCTCGAGGAGCTCGACGTGCATCCCGATCACGGCCAGCGCGGGATCGGGCGTGCGCTGGTCGACGCGTCGATCGCGTGGGCGCGCGCGCGTGGCCTCGGGCGCCTGACGCTCGCGACGATGCGCGACGTGCCGTTCAACGGGCCGTGGTACCTGCGACTCGGGTTCCGCGAGCTCGACGAGCACGAGATCGGGCCGGGGATGCGCACCGTCTTCCAGCGCGAGCTCGCGGGTGGGTATCCGGTCGAGCGACGCGTGTTCCTCGCGCGCGATCTCGGCTGA
- a CDS encoding acyl-CoA thioesterase has translation MDEPRREDFTFFHPLRVRWAEVDRQDVVFNPNYFVYFDIAVGEYWRAIGFRYPQDLSGTDVFAIDARATFRAPARYDDEIEIGCRVARIGRSSKTCELAVWRGDELLTTGTLVYVHVELATRKSCAWPDAVRDAIVRFERVAPWSV, from the coding sequence ATGGACGAGCCGCGTCGAGAGGACTTCACGTTCTTCCATCCGCTGCGGGTGCGCTGGGCCGAGGTCGATCGTCAGGACGTCGTGTTCAACCCGAACTACTTCGTCTACTTCGACATCGCGGTCGGCGAGTACTGGCGCGCGATCGGGTTCCGATATCCGCAGGACCTCTCGGGCACCGACGTGTTCGCGATCGACGCGCGCGCGACGTTCCGCGCGCCGGCGCGCTACGACGACGAGATCGAGATCGGCTGTCGCGTGGCGCGGATCGGACGCTCGTCGAAGACGTGCGAGCTCGCGGTGTGGCGCGGTGACGAGCTCCTGACGACGGGGACGCTCGTCTACGTGCACGTCGAGCTCGCGACGCGGAAGAGCTGCGCCTGGCCCGACGCGGTGCGCGACGCGATCGTGCGCTTCGAGCGCGTCGCGCCGTGGAGCGTGTGA
- a CDS encoding YajQ family cyclic di-GMP-binding protein, whose translation MPSFDVVSKLEHHEVDNAVDQAKREIATRFDFKDTGTEIEKNQDGIAIRSSSEGRVEGALKVLEDKMVKRKVSLKSLDPQKPQQSGQTWRQLIKLKEGVDMDRAKQIVKAIKDSKSKVQAAIQGDLVRVTGKKRDDLQEAIALLKSQDFGLPLQFVNFRE comes from the coding sequence ATGCCCAGCTTCGACGTCGTCAGCAAGCTCGAACACCACGAAGTCGACAACGCGGTGGACCAGGCCAAGCGCGAGATCGCGACGCGCTTCGACTTCAAGGACACCGGCACCGAGATCGAGAAGAACCAGGACGGCATCGCGATCCGCTCGAGCAGCGAGGGGCGCGTCGAGGGCGCGCTCAAGGTGCTCGAGGACAAGATGGTGAAGCGAAAGGTGTCGCTGAAGTCGCTCGACCCCCAGAAGCCGCAGCAGTCCGGTCAGACGTGGCGCCAGCTGATCAAGCTCAAGGAAGGCGTCGACATGGATCGCGCGAAGCAGATCGTGAAGGCGATCAAGGACAGCAAGTCGAAGGTCCAGGCGGCGATCCAAGGCGATCTGGTGCGCGTGACCGGGAAGAAGCGCGACGACCTGCAGGAGGCGATCGCGCTGCTGAAGTCGCAGGACTTTGGGCTGCCTCTGCAGTTCGTGAATTTCCGGGAATGA
- a CDS encoding glycosyltransferase 61 family protein has product MFEPIMHRIRARLAGPPAITAAATEVIELHPFEEQPVSPAFVLPGQLQRATATHGFTTLPFELARVASVRTFHAPTLAMRFENAVLIDGVLFANGARHNLVLDRERLMPSWSRVPELHGVAFASSAVGSHSFGHFIAEDCATAHAAREKGVVYFAATRTPKSAHARRYLEIYGLAPLREIANARLHDVWVFQDFAMNGHKRARLHALRERVKAIPAARTGHGVFFRRRSGGQARLLANEAALEERLAKEGFDVIDVMQEDLDTILRRVRGASVVCGVEGSALMHGLFAMADGGAVVSIQPPHRFCMVLKDHADVFGHHTGIAVGIGTEESFELPERDLLRTLDLAWERVATSERHVNEARRAAYG; this is encoded by the coding sequence GTGTTCGAGCCCATCATGCATCGCATCCGCGCTCGTCTCGCGGGTCCACCCGCGATCACCGCCGCGGCGACCGAGGTGATCGAGCTGCATCCCTTCGAGGAGCAACCCGTGTCGCCCGCGTTCGTGCTGCCGGGGCAGCTCCAGCGCGCGACCGCCACGCACGGGTTCACGACGCTTCCGTTCGAGCTCGCGCGCGTCGCGTCGGTGCGCACGTTCCACGCGCCGACGCTCGCGATGCGCTTCGAGAACGCGGTGCTGATCGACGGCGTGCTGTTCGCGAACGGCGCGCGCCACAACCTGGTGCTCGACCGAGAGCGGTTGATGCCGAGCTGGAGCAGGGTGCCCGAGCTCCACGGCGTGGCGTTCGCGTCGTCGGCGGTCGGAAGCCACTCGTTCGGGCACTTCATCGCCGAAGACTGCGCGACCGCGCACGCGGCGCGCGAGAAGGGCGTCGTGTACTTCGCGGCGACGCGCACGCCGAAGTCCGCGCACGCGCGCCGCTATCTCGAGATCTACGGGCTCGCACCGCTGCGCGAGATCGCGAACGCGCGACTCCACGACGTGTGGGTCTTCCAGGACTTCGCGATGAACGGCCACAAGCGCGCGCGTCTTCACGCGCTGCGCGAGCGCGTGAAGGCGATCCCCGCTGCTCGCACCGGGCACGGCGTGTTCTTCCGCCGGCGTAGCGGAGGTCAGGCGCGTCTGCTCGCGAACGAGGCCGCGCTCGAGGAGCGTCTCGCGAAGGAGGGCTTCGACGTCATCGACGTGATGCAGGAGGACCTCGACACGATCCTCCGGCGCGTGCGCGGTGCCAGCGTGGTGTGTGGCGTCGAGGGCAGCGCGCTGATGCACGGTCTCTTCGCGATGGCGGACGGCGGCGCGGTCGTCTCCATCCAGCCGCCGCATCGGTTCTGCATGGTGCTGAAGGACCACGCCGACGTGTTCGGGCACCACACCGGGATCGCGGTGGGGATCGGCACCGAGGAGAGCTTCGAGCTCCCCGAGCGAGATCTGCTGCGCACGCTCGACCTCGCGTGGGAGCGCGTCGCCACGAGCGAGCGCCACGTGAACGAGGCCCGGCGAGCTGCGTACGGGTGA